A genomic stretch from Theobroma cacao cultivar B97-61/B2 chromosome 4, Criollo_cocoa_genome_V2, whole genome shotgun sequence includes:
- the LOC18601321 gene encoding homeobox-leucine zipper protein ROC8 translates to MDPVMGSSGSSGNQQEASDSGNGMKSFHRHTAHQISTLEAYFKECPHPDDNQRRQLSNQLGLEPKQIKFWFQNKRTQTKSQHERADNSALRAENERMKCENFAMLEALKMVICPACGGPPIGEEERQRCLQKLKLENAQLKEEHENVSNILAKYTGKAISQSESLMIYIPTSSLPLPPANFTTQGMGHLPLYNYLDPKHWDNMALPYQFNGVTDVEKALMSETAASAMDELIRLLQVNEPLWAKSPSDGRYAIQRESYQKTFPRATRLRSPSARIESSKDSALVTMNAAQLVDMFLDADKWVDLFPTIVTKAKTIQLLETRMVGNKNVSLQLMYERMHILSPFVAPREFYFLRHCKQIETGLWVLVDVSYSYCFFKETSHSWKFPSGCMIQEMPNGCSKVTWVEHVEVDDKIHTHRLYRDLICGSSAYGAERWVITLQRMCERLSVSNGETEHIHDLGGVISLPEGRRSIMRLAHRMVKSFCSILNMSGELDFPQLSEENNSGVRVSVRQSIEPGQPRGMIVSAATSLWLPLPCQSVFNLLNDEKVRFQWDVLCHGNRVKEMANISTGNTPGNCISIITPSVPSGNILMLQEMSCTESLGSMVVYAPMGIAAMHTAINGGDSSNIPILPSGFIVSGDGRSELGVGANSTRSSGSLLTVAYQIMACSPSSSMELSVQSVATVNTLISSTVQRIKAVLNTFNLD, encoded by the exons ATGGATCCTGTGATGGGGAGTAGTGGGAGTTCTGGCAACCAACAAGAAGCCTCCGATTCTGGCAATGGAATGAAGTCGTTCCATCGCCACACTGCTCACCAAATTAGTACCCTGGAAGC ATATTTCAAGGAATGCCCTCACCCGGATGACAACCAGCGACGACAATTAAGCAATCAACTGGGTCTAGAACCTAAGCAGATCAAGTTTTGGTTTCAAAACAAAAGGACTCAGACAAAG TCTCAACATGAACGGGCTGATAACTCTGCTTTACGAGCTGAGAATGAAAGGATGAAATGTGAAAATTTCGCAATGTTAGAGGCAttgaaaatggtgatttgCCCAGCTTGTGGCGGTCCACCAattggagaagaagaacgcCAACGTTGCCTGcaaaaattgaagctagaaaACGCCCAATTGAAAGAGGAG CATGAGAATGTCTCCAACATTCTAGCCAAATATACAGGGAAAGCAATTTCGCAAAGTGAGTCACTAATGATATATATTCCAACATCATCACTGCCTTTACCACCTGCTAATTTCACGACGCAAGGGATGGGACATCTACCCCTTTATAATTATCTTGATCCGAAACATTGGGACAACATGGCATTGCCCTACCAGTTTAATGGAGTTACAGATGTGGAGAAAGCACTAATGTCTGAAACTGCTGCCAGTGCCATGGATGAGTTGATTAGGCTTTTGCAAGTGAATGAGCCTTTGTGGGCCAAGTCCCCATCAGATGGAAGGTATGCTATTCAACGCGAAAGCTACCAAAAAACATTTCCAAGGGCCACTCGCTTGAGAAGTCCTAGTGCTCGAATTGAGTCTTCAAAAGATTCAGCATTGGTAACAATGAATGCAGCACAACTAGTTGATATGTTCCTAGATGCG GATAAGTGGGTGGATCTTTTTCCAACAATTGTTACCAAAGCCAAGACAATTCAACTACTTGAAACAAGGATGGTCGGAAACAAGAATGTTTCCTTACAACTG ATGTATGAACGAATGCACATCCTTTCTCCTTTTGTTGCGCCTCGAGAATTCTACTTCCTCCGCCATTGCAAACAAATTGAGACTGGGTTGTGGGTTCTGGTGGATGTCTCCTATTCCTACTGCTTCTTCAAAGAGACTTCCCACTCTTGGAAGTTCCCTTCTGGATGTATGATTCAAGAAATGCCAAATGGGTGTTCGAAG GTCACGTGGGTAGAACATGTGGAAGTGGATGACAAAATACACACTCATCGTCTCTACAGAGACCTCATATGTGGTAGTTCGGCATATGGAGCTGAACGTTGGGTTATTACTCTTCAAAGAATGTGTGAGAGATTATCAGTCTCAAATGGGGAAACTGAACACATCCATGACTTGGGAGGAG TGATTAGTTTACCAGAAGGTAGGAGGAGCATTATGAGGCTTGCCCATAGGATGGTCAAAAGCTTTTGTTCAATCTTGAACATGTCAGGCGAATTGGATTTCCCTCAATTATCAGAGGAGAACAATAGTGGGGTTCGAGTTTCTGTTCGCCAGAGCATAGAACCAGGCCAACCCAGAGGAATGATTGTTAGTGCTGCTACCTCTCTTTGGCTTCCACTACCATGCCAAAGTGTCTTTAACTTGCTCAATGATGAGAAAGTCCGATTCCAG TGGGATGTTCTCTGCCATGGAAATCGTGTAAAAGAGATGGCAAACATCTCAACTGGAAATACTCCAGGGAATTGTATATCTATAATTACG CCTTCTGTCCCTTCCGGTAACATCTTGATGCTTCAAGAGATGAGTTGCACAGAGTCTCTGGGATCCATGGTAGTCTATGCTCCAATGGGAATTGCGGCCATGCACACAGCTATAAATGGTGGGGATTCTTCAAACATACCCATACTTCCATCAGGTTTCATAGTCTCAGGTGACGGTCGTTCCGAGCTTGGAGTTGGTGCAAACTCTACCAGGTCTAGTGGTTCACTTCTTACGGTAGCCTACCAGATAATGGCCTGCAGCCCTTCATCGTCAATGGAGCTAAGCGTGCAATCGGTTGCAACTGTGAATACTCTAATCAGCTCTACGGTTCAAAGAATAAAGGCTGTTTTAAACACCTTTAACTTGGATTGA